The genomic region AAGGATTGTTGGTAGAGAGCGAGCAAGAAGAGATTACACAAGAGGTGGAAGCGTAGACGTGGAAATTGCCGGATGGCGGCGTAACGCCTTATCCGGCCTACCGAACAACCGTAGGCCGGACGCACGTTACATTACGCTACATGGTTCGCCGCAATATCCAGCAGCGCCATTTCATCACTGTTCAACAGTTTTTCGATGTTCACCAGGATCAACATACGCTCGCCCAGCGCACCCAGACCAGTCAGGTATTCGGTAGACAACGTTACGGCAAATTCCGGTGCTGGACGGATCTGATCGGAGGTTAGCGACAGCACGTCAGAAACGCCGTCAACAACAATCCCCACCACACGTTGCCCCAGATTGAGTACAATCACTACGGTGTTGTCGTCATAGTCGACATCGCCCTGGCAGAACTTAACGCGCAGGTCGAGAATCGGCACGATGACGCCGCGCAGGTTGGTTACCCCTTTGATAAATGAAGGCGTGTTGGCGATACGCGTCACCTGATCGTAGCCACGGATCTCCTGCACTTTCAGAATGTCGATACCGTACTCTTCGTCGCCCAGTGTAAACACCAGGAATTCCTGACCTGACGGCTCGCCAGCCAGTTTCGTTACATTAGTCATACCGGTCATAATTTATCCTTCTTACTCAATCAGGCGGCGGTGATCGCCATGCGTTGTTCGCGATTTAAACCTTGCAGGGCGGAGACGTCGACGATCAGCGCAACGCTGCCGTCGCCCAGAATCGTGGCTGCAGAAATGCCCGGCACTTTGCGGTAGTTGCTTTCCAGGTTTTTAACCACCACCTGGTGCTGACCTATCAGTTGGTCAACCAGCAGCGCGTAACGACGACCGCCGCTTTGCAGAATCACCACAATGCCCTGAGTGGCTTCAGTTTTTGCCCCCTCGACATCAAATACTTTCCACAGCTCAACCAGCGGCAGATATTCCCCACGCACTTCCAGCACGCGTTCGCCGCCGGCCAGTGGATGCAGATCGTCTTCACGCGGTTGCAGCGATTCCATCACCGCATTCAGCGGCAGGATAAACACTTCATCCGCAACGCGAACGGACATCCCGTCGAGGATCGCCAGCGTCAACGGCAGTAAAATACGGATGGTTGTGCCAGAACCCTGTTTGGACTGGATCTCAACGTGGCCGCCCATCTCCTGGATGTTACGTTTCACCACGTCCATCCCGACACCGCGTCCGGAAACGTCCGTCACCTGCTCCGCCGTCGAGAAGCCCGGCGCAAAAATCAACATTCCGACTTCGTCATCGGTCATGTTTTCACTGACCGCCATCCCCTGAGACATCGCTTTTGCGAGGATACGTTCGCGATTCAGACCCGCACCGTCATCGGTCACTTCAATACAGATGTTGCCACCCTGATGCTCCGCAGAGAGGATCAGGTTACCGACGCTATTTTTACCGGATTCAAGACGCTTTTCTGGCGACTCAATGCCGTGATCGAGACTGTTACGCACCAGGTGCGTTAACGGATCGATAATGCGTTCAATCAGGCTCTTGTCGAGTTCGGTTGAACTCCCCACCAGCGTCAGTTCGACCTGCTTACCTAACTTGCCCGCCAGGTCACGGACCAGACGCGGGAAGCGGCTGAAAACGTATTCCATCGGCATCATACGAATCGACATCACCGATTCCTGCAAATCGCGGGCGTTACGCTGCAATTGACCCATGCTGGTAATCAAGTCGCCATGATTTACCGGGTCGAGTTCATTGGAACGCTGGGCCAGCATGGACTGGGTAATCACCAGTTCGCCGACCAGGTTAATGAGCTGATCGACCTTTTCGACCGCCACGCGAATGCTGGTGGACTCACTGGCGCGCGCCGGTTTGTCCGCCCGCCCGGACGGGGCTTCGCTGGCAGTCGATTTTACCGCAGGTACAGCGGCAGCCGGCTTCGGTTCGGCAACGACCTCTGCGGTCGGTTCCTGCACAACCGGGGCGCTAGCCGCTTTTTCAAATGCAATCTGATCGGCTTCAATGACAAAGCAAAGCACAGCGACCACGTCATCCTCGGCAATACCACCGTCAAGCGTAGCGGCAAGTGAATCCGTCCCTTTCACCACATCGGTCAGGGTGGCCAGATTGCCCAACTCTTCTTCGAGCAGATCGACTTCACCCGGCTTCAGGCGGGAAAGGATAACGCGCAAAAGGCTCGCTTCTTCGGCAACACCCTCTTCAGGCAATACGCTGTCTACCACGCTGAGTTTGGCATTTTTGACCACTGCAGGCGCAGTTTCGCCTTTTGCCTCAAGGGCTAACTGGCGTAACGCATTGCAGATGTATTCGAAGCTTGCGGCATCGGGCTCCTGCGAGCTTTTATAGGCATCGAGCTGATCCTGCATAATATCTTTTGTTTCCAGAAACAGGTTGATAATGTCAGTGTTGAGCTGCATCTCGCCACGACGTGCGTCATCCAGCAGGTTTTCCATTAAATGCGTGGTTTCCTGCAAAACGGTAAATCCAAACGTACCCGCGCCCCCTTTAATCGAGTGCGCAGCACGAAAAATGGCATTCATTTGCTCGGCGTCTGGCGCTTCTGGCACCAGATCCAGCAAATGCTGCTCCATGTCAGCTAACAGTTCGTCAGCTTCATCAAAAAATGTCTGATAAAAATCGCTTATATCCATGCTCACGCTATCACCTCGGATTGGCTGGTGGCGATGTGGGAACGCTAGCCTTCGGACTCGCCTCTGGCTGTTGTAATACACTTACTGGCTCGTTCTGGCTTTCAGCGTTTTCATGCAATATGGCCTGCTCCGTCTGCTTGTTCAGAACCAACAGACTGATACGGCGGTTGATTGCGTCATCAGGACCTCGGTCACTCAGACGCATCGTGGCGGCCATGCCTACCACCCGTAATACTTTTCCGTCATCCAGACCGCCCTGGACCAGTTCGCGACGCGAAGCGTTCGCACGTTCCGCAGAGAGTTCCCAGTTGCTGTAGCCTTTTTCCCCGTTCGCATAAGGAAAATCATCGGTGTGTCCCGACAGACTCACGCGGTTCGGAATGCCATTCAACACTGGCGCTATCGCGCGCAGAATGTCGCGCATATACGGTTCGACGTCAGCACTGCCGGTTTTAAACATGGGGCGGTTCTGGCTGTCGATGATCTGAATACGCAGCCCTTCCTGCACCAGGTCAATCTTCAGATGCGGGCGTAACGCGCGCAGCTTAGGGTCAGATTCAATCAGTTGATCAAGATCGCCGCGCAGTTTGCTCAGGCGATTTTGTTCCATACGCTTTTTAAGCTGATCAATATCGGGTTGCTTATTCACTTCGCCCTGCTGTTGGGTGAAGTCATCACCGCCCCCCGGTATCGGGCTCTGGCTGTTTGAAATCCGCTGACCGCCCGTTACCGCCGTCGCTAACGGGGTACGGAAATATTCGGCAATTTGAATTAATTCTTTAGGGCTGGAGATGGAAATGAGCCACATCACCAGAAAAAAAGCCATCATTGCGGTCATAAAGTCGGCGTAAGCAATCTTCCACGAACCGTGCGCCCCGCCGCCGTGACCTTTATGTTTGCGCCGTTTAACGACAATAATCGGGTGAGCCTGATTCTTCATGCGTCCTCGGTCGTCGTTTGATGGTTCGGGTTTTTCACTGCACGAACGTGTTCTTCCAGTTCAATAAACGATGGACGTTCGCTGGAGTAGAGTGTTTTACGACCAAACTCGACGGCAATCGGCGGCGCATAACCGTTCAGGTTCGAGAGCAAGGTTACCTTCACGCACTGCATCATCTTAGTGGTTTCCGCACTCTTCTGACGCAAGACGGAAGAGAGTGGCGTAATAAAACCATAAGCCAGCAGAATACCGAGGAATGTCCCGACCATCGCGTGGGCGATCAGCGCCCCCAGCTCTGCGGCAGGTCTGTCGGCAGAAGCCAGCGCGTGAACCACCCCCATTACCGCAGCGACGATACCAAACGCAGGCAGAGAATCACCGACCATGGCCAGGCTGTTGGCAGGCACTTCCGCCTCACTTTCATGGGTTTCGATCTCTTCGTCCATCAGGGCTTCAATTTCGAACGTGTTCATATTGCCGCTGATGATCAGGCGAAGATAGTCGACGATAAAATCGAGCATCATTGCATCCGCCATAATGCGCGGGTAGCTGGCAAAAATTTCGCTCTCTTTCGGGTTTTCAATATCGCGCTCTAGCGAGAACATCCCCTGCTGACGAGACTTTGCCATCAGGCGATAGAGCAGCGCCAGCAGGTCCATATACATCGCTTTGGTATATTTAGAGCGACGGAATAACCGCGGGATGGCCTTCATGGTGCCTTTAATGGATTTGCCGTTGTTTCCGACAATAAACGCCCCTATCCCCGCGCCGCCGATAATAACCAGTTCAGCCGGTTGATAGAGTGCCCCAAGGTGCCCGCCGGTCATCATGAAACCGCCGAAAACTGTACCGATAACTACCAGGTAACCTAATAAGATAAGCACGACATCATCCTTCCGCTGTTGACTATGGCAGGATGCGCAGTCGGGGGGATTAACACGTCGATGAGGCAAAAAAAAGCAGCGGTAATTGCTTACCGCTGCTGGAGTGTTTGTCCACACCGTTTCGGTTAAACAGCCTGTTCGATCTGTTCATCCAGCAGTTGTGGAATAATATCGGCAGCATCCTGAGAAAGTTTACGTCTTTTTACCGCCCGGGAAGGCGGCTGACATAAACTGCAGGCAAAGCTGCCCACAGGCTGGTGCGCGTGAGTTATAAAGTTCCCGCCGCAGCAGTTACAGCTCGAAAGTTGAAGCAGTCCGCTTTCAACAAAACGGACCAATGTCCAGGCGCGGGTAAGCGCCAACAACGGCCCCGTTTCTGCCTGCGGGCATTGCTCCAGATAAAGACGATACGCTTTAATGACGGCGTCAACGCCGTTACACAGTCCTGTTTTTAACAAAAACTGCCATGCATTACAGAACATGGAAGCATGGATATTCTGCTCCCAGGTCATAAACCAGTCCGTGGAAAACGGAAGCATCCCTTTTGGCGGAGGACTGCCGCGAAGTTCTTTGTATAACTTGATGAGACGCCCACGGCTCAACTGCGTTTCGCTTTCCAGCATTTGCAAACGAGCGCCCAGGGTGATCAATTCCATGGCTAACTGGATATCACGCGCTTCCTGAACTATGCTTTTTTCGCTCATCATCAGGCCCTTTTTTTACGTGAGGTTTCATCGTCCTGATTGGCATCGTTTAACAGACGCGTAGACAGCATGATGCCGGTGTGGATCTGCTGAAGATCGTCAACACGGGAATCCTGTGTCAGTTGGGTAATGGTCTGATGGCTATCAAAACGGAAGTGGCACACCAGTTGGTTGGTTTCCGCGAGCTTCACCATTTGTGGAAGGGTCAGCGTCCCCAACGAAGTGGCCATTTCTTCGTTGATTCCGAGACGAAACA from Citrobacter sp. RHB25-C09 harbors:
- the cheW gene encoding chemotaxis protein CheW, encoding MTGMTNVTKLAGEPSGQEFLVFTLGDEEYGIDILKVQEIRGYDQVTRIANTPSFIKGVTNLRGVIVPILDLRVKFCQGDVDYDDNTVVIVLNLGQRVVGIVVDGVSDVLSLTSDQIRPAPEFAVTLSTEYLTGLGALGERMLILVNIEKLLNSDEMALLDIAANHVA
- the cheA gene encoding chemotaxis protein CheA yields the protein MSMDISDFYQTFFDEADELLADMEQHLLDLVPEAPDAEQMNAIFRAAHSIKGGAGTFGFTVLQETTHLMENLLDDARRGEMQLNTDIINLFLETKDIMQDQLDAYKSSQEPDAASFEYICNALRQLALEAKGETAPAVVKNAKLSVVDSVLPEEGVAEEASLLRVILSRLKPGEVDLLEEELGNLATLTDVVKGTDSLAATLDGGIAEDDVVAVLCFVIEADQIAFEKAASAPVVQEPTAEVVAEPKPAAAVPAVKSTASEAPSGRADKPARASESTSIRVAVEKVDQLINLVGELVITQSMLAQRSNELDPVNHGDLITSMGQLQRNARDLQESVMSIRMMPMEYVFSRFPRLVRDLAGKLGKQVELTLVGSSTELDKSLIERIIDPLTHLVRNSLDHGIESPEKRLESGKNSVGNLILSAEHQGGNICIEVTDDGAGLNRERILAKAMSQGMAVSENMTDDEVGMLIFAPGFSTAEQVTDVSGRGVGMDVVKRNIQEMGGHVEIQSKQGSGTTIRILLPLTLAILDGMSVRVADEVFILPLNAVMESLQPREDDLHPLAGGERVLEVRGEYLPLVELWKVFDVEGAKTEATQGIVVILQSGGRRYALLVDQLIGQHQVVVKNLESNYRKVPGISAATILGDGSVALIVDVSALQGLNREQRMAITAA
- the motB gene encoding flagellar motor protein MotB codes for the protein MKNQAHPIIVVKRRKHKGHGGGAHGSWKIAYADFMTAMMAFFLVMWLISISSPKELIQIAEYFRTPLATAVTGGQRISNSQSPIPGGGDDFTQQQGEVNKQPDIDQLKKRMEQNRLSKLRGDLDQLIESDPKLRALRPHLKIDLVQEGLRIQIIDSQNRPMFKTGSADVEPYMRDILRAIAPVLNGIPNRVSLSGHTDDFPYANGEKGYSNWELSAERANASRRELVQGGLDDGKVLRVVGMAATMRLSDRGPDDAINRRISLLVLNKQTEQAILHENAESQNEPVSVLQQPEASPKASVPTSPPANPR
- the motA gene encoding flagellar motor stator protein MotA; the encoded protein is MLILLGYLVVIGTVFGGFMMTGGHLGALYQPAELVIIGGAGIGAFIVGNNGKSIKGTMKAIPRLFRRSKYTKAMYMDLLALLYRLMAKSRQQGMFSLERDIENPKESEIFASYPRIMADAMMLDFIVDYLRLIISGNMNTFEIEALMDEEIETHESEAEVPANSLAMVGDSLPAFGIVAAVMGVVHALASADRPAAELGALIAHAMVGTFLGILLAYGFITPLSSVLRQKSAETTKMMQCVKVTLLSNLNGYAPPIAVEFGRKTLYSSERPSFIELEEHVRAVKNPNHQTTTEDA
- the flhC gene encoding flagellar transcriptional regulator FlhC, which encodes MSEKSIVQEARDIQLAMELITLGARLQMLESETQLSRGRLIKLYKELRGSPPPKGMLPFSTDWFMTWEQNIHASMFCNAWQFLLKTGLCNGVDAVIKAYRLYLEQCPQAETGPLLALTRAWTLVRFVESGLLQLSSCNCCGGNFITHAHQPVGSFACSLCQPPSRAVKRRKLSQDAADIIPQLLDEQIEQAV
- the flhD gene encoding flagellar transcriptional regulator FlhD gives rise to the protein MHTSELLKHIYDINLSYLLLAQRLIAQDKASAMFRLGINEEMATSLGTLTLPQMVKLAETNQLVCHFRFDSHQTITQLTQDSRVDDLQQIHTGIMLSTRLLNDANQDDETSRKKRA